A DNA window from Hydrogenophaga taeniospiralis contains the following coding sequences:
- the glyQ gene encoding glycine--tRNA ligase subunit alpha — protein MLTFQQIILKLQSYWDAQGCALLQPYDMEVGAGTSHTATFLRALGPEPWKAAYVQPSRRPKDGRYGENPNRLQHYYQYQVVLKPAPSNILELYLGSLEALGFDLKKNDIRFVEDDWENPTLGAWGLGWEVWLNGMEVTQFTYFQQVGGIDCKPITGEITYGLERLAMYLQGVDNVYDLVWTDGADGARLSYGDVYLQNEKEQSAYNFEHSNTDFLFAAFTAHEGNAKHLMEQQLALPAYEQVLKCAHSFNLLDARGAISVTERAAYIGRIRNLARGVAQSYYESRERLGFPMAPREWVAQMDKKAA, from the coding sequence ATGTTGACCTTCCAGCAAATCATTCTGAAACTGCAGTCCTACTGGGACGCCCAGGGCTGCGCGCTGCTGCAGCCCTACGACATGGAGGTCGGCGCCGGCACCAGCCACACCGCCACCTTCCTGCGCGCGCTCGGCCCCGAGCCCTGGAAGGCCGCCTACGTGCAGCCCAGCCGCCGCCCGAAAGATGGCCGCTACGGCGAGAACCCCAACCGCCTGCAGCACTACTACCAGTACCAGGTGGTGCTGAAACCCGCTCCCAGCAACATCCTGGAGCTGTACCTGGGCTCGCTCGAAGCCCTGGGCTTCGACCTGAAGAAGAACGACATCCGCTTCGTGGAAGACGACTGGGAGAACCCCACGCTCGGCGCCTGGGGCCTGGGCTGGGAGGTCTGGTTGAACGGCATGGAGGTCACGCAGTTCACCTATTTCCAGCAGGTCGGCGGCATCGACTGCAAACCCATCACCGGCGAGATCACCTACGGCCTGGAGCGCCTGGCCATGTACCTGCAGGGCGTGGACAACGTCTACGACCTGGTGTGGACCGACGGGGCCGATGGCGCCAGGCTCAGCTACGGCGACGTGTACCTGCAGAACGAAAAGGAACAGTCGGCCTACAACTTCGAGCACAGCAACACCGACTTCCTGTTCGCCGCGTTCACCGCGCACGAAGGCAACGCCAAGCACCTGATGGAGCAGCAGCTGGCGCTGCCGGCCTATGAGCAGGTCCTGAAGTGCGCCCACAGCTTCAACCTGCTGGACGCTCGTGGTGCCATCAGCGTGACCGAGCGCGCCGCCTACATCGGCCGCATCCGCAACCTCGCGCGCGGTGTGGCACAAAGTTATTACGAGAGCCGCGAGCGCCTGGGCTTTCCCATGGCGCCGCGCGAGTGGGTGGCGCAGATGGACAAGAAAGCCGCCTGA